GATTTTGTGTTTGGGATTAGTTACAATGGCAAAACCAAGAAAAGGCGATAAAGAGGGAAGGGTCAAAGAACCGTTTACAGGATATTAGTGATATTATGTATTTAATGGCGGAAATTTTAATTAATGTAATCATAGCATTTCTTGGAGGAAGTCTTTTATTGGGATTACATAGGAAAATCATGGCTCGTGTTCAAAGAAGGCCTGGACCTCCAATCATTCAAAATTTATTGCACTCTTTGAAGTTTTTCTTTAAAGAAACAGACACTCCGAAAACAGCGGCCATGCCATTCTATATGGGGATCATATTCATATTGGCTGTTGTATGGGTTATTGGGGTTATTGCAGGGCCAGTAACTGAAAATTCACTTTTGATTCTATTTGGTGTTTATGCGGTTTATAAAATTGTAGAGCATAATGCAGGATCAAGTTCAGGTTCTCCTTACGGTAAAATGAGTTGTGTAAGGGCTGTTTTGTCAGCAGCAACCGAGCTTCCTTTATTTGGAGCTATCGTTCTAGTTTATGCTAAAACAGGCACAATGAACATTGCAAAGATTATTGGCTATCAGTCTGTTCATGGGCCATTGGTAGCAGTAATACCTCTTGCTGCATTAATGTTTTTCACTTTATTGTTAACAAAGTCACCTTATTCTCCTTTTGCCATTACTAAAGGGAAAGATTTGGTTACTGGGTATGAAACAGAACATTTTGGTGTATTGAGAGGATTTTTAATGTTTTCAGAATCTGTTGCATGGTTTGTTTTGTGCTGGTTGTTCTTAACCGTATTCTTCGGACCGATTTCAATATTGTGGTTGGTTGTTGGTTTGGTTTTAATTTCAGTCATTACTGGATTTATAAATGCTACAACTCCTATGTTAAGTCCGAATCATGCTGTGATGGCTCAGATTACAATTTGTTTCGTGTGTTTTGTTGGAACAATTATAATGATGATTATATAAGGTGATGGTGAAGATGAATAAAGATAATGCAATTGTATATTTCTGTTCCTTGGTTGCTTTGGGAATCATTTTTATTGGATTTACAGTAAGCTATTTCCAAAGAATGGTGGCCCTTCCTATAATGGCAATTGGAATAATTTTATTTGCTTTAGTGATGGTTGTAAACAGGGGACATTGGGCACATCATCTTGAGAATTTGGAGAAAGTATTTTTCTTTATTACAATAGCGGTAATTTGCATATTGTTTATAATGCATTTTAAACCATTCTAAGGAGATTATTGGATGATTGATTATTTGATTTACTTATTAACATTTGTCATAGGTTCCATTGCTGGACTGTTATGGAGTTATAAGATTCATTCAGAACCTTATGTTATTATGGGTATTGATACAAAATCACTTGTTGTTGCTGTAATAGGTTGGATTTTGGTTCTTAATGCTTATTTCTCATGGATATTGTTGGCTATCGGATTCTTCTTAGTAGGTTTCGTACTTTGTGAAAGGCCAGGATATGGTAGAAAAGAAACAGTGATTGGAATTGTGGTTGGAGGAGTGATTTATTTAATATGTCACTTAATTCTAATGGTGTGATTAATATGAATGATGAAGAACGTTTGATATTAATGAAACAAAGAATTATTCAAAGTTTCAGATGGCATAAAGATATAATTGTTCCAATAGCGGATGAATTTGGAATAACTGAAGAGGAAATGGCAGATATCTTTATGAATGCCTTGGATATGTCTTCTCTTGAATCACTGCATTCAACATTGGATTCTGCTGAATATATTGCTCTTAAAGGACAGATTTATATTGATTTAAGATTATGTTGGTTATCCAGAACTTTGGAATTAGTTACACCTGAACAAGCGGAGGATATTCAGATAAGATTGGCCGATGCTGTTTATGATCATGGAAAACCTTATGAAGATGCATTGGAAGAAGGTAGAGCAGAAATTTTGGAAATCTTAAGAAATACTAGTATTAAAGAGGAGTGAATACAATGTTAAATACTATTAAGGATATTGTAAGAAAAAGCTCAATTCATGTTTGTATTGTAAATTGTGGGGGATGTAATGGTTGTGATGTGGAATTAGTTGCATTATTATCTCCAAGATACGATTTAGAGCAATATGGTATTTATGTTCACAACAATCCTCGTGAAGCTGATGTTCTATTGCTTACTGGAGCAGTTACAGAGCAATGGGTAACTGACCTTAAAAGAATTTATGATAAAGCACCTGAACCAAAGATTGTTGTGGCAGTTGGTAATTGCCCTATTTCTGGGGATGTATTTAATCAGGAAGGTGGGAAAGTTCATGCTCCTGCATCAAATTTCATACCTGTGGATGCATCTATTCCAGGTTGTCCGCCACGTCCAAGCGAGATTTTAGAAGCTATTCTTGCTGTTGGACCAGATGCTATAGCTCAACGTGGGAGGGAAGATGGATGATATTACCTATTGGACCAATTCATCCAGGTTTAAAAGAACCTTTAAGGCTTAAACTTCAAACTGAAGGTGAAAGGGTCATTAAAGCTGAAATTGAATATGGTTATGTTCATAGAGGAATTGAGAAAATAATTGAAGGTAAAAATTGGCAAAAAGCTATTTATTTATGTGAAAGGGTATGCGGTATCTGTTCTTATGAACACACTCAGACTTTCGCAGAATCAATTGAAAGGATTTCAGGAGTGCAGGCACCGTTAAGAGCTCAATTTTTAAGAGTAATTACCAACGAACTTGATAGGATTCAAAGTCATTTGCTTGCTAATTCAACATTTTTCAAGTGTCTCGATCATGAAACATTATTCATGCAAGTTCTGGACATGAGAGAATACATTATGGATTCTATTGAATTGCTAACTGGAAATAGGGTTAATATGGGTTGGAATGTAGTTGGTGGAGTTAAAATGGATGCCGATGAAAGATTTTTCAATCCTATTCTCGAAAATCTTAAAATTGTTGAAAAACAATTGCCTCTTACTCGTGAATTATATGCAGAAGGGCCTGTTGTGGCTTTAAGGTCAAAAGATGTAGGAAAAATGACCAAAAAAGAAGCTATTAAAGGAAGAGCAGTAGGGCCTATTGGAAGAGGATCAGGAATAAAATACGATTTTAGAGAAGAGCATTACACTTACAAGGACCATTTCGATTTCAAACCGATCTGGAGAAAGGAAGGAGACAATTATGCAAGAACTTTAAACAGGTTTGATGAAATTCCAGAATCCATTAGCTTAATAAGGCAAGCTATTGACAACATGCCTAAAGGAGATATAAGAACTCCTGTAGATATTAAAACAGGATTCGTAACTCATAAAAATGAGGCTCCTCGTGGTGAAGTTACCTATATGGTTGAAACTAACGGTAATCTAATAAAAAATATTTCCATAAGGACTCCTAGTATTTCCAACATCGATGCTTGCGCTAAATATATGTTGAAAGATGTGGCAACCATTGCTGATGCTGTTGCAACTTATGCTTCTAGTGATCCATGCATTGCATGTGCTGAAAGGGTAGCTATTACTAATGAACATAATCAGACAGTTAAAAAAGACTTATTTGAGGTAATTTAAATGTCTTCTCTAATTTGGTACATTTATGATTTTGCAAGAAAGGCATGGGTGGATAAGTTTTCCAATGCATACACTCGTCAAAATATTATGGATAAACCTCAAAGGTTCAGAGATTTTCCAAAGGTTAATAAGGAGTACTGTATAGCTTGTGGTGCATGTACTGCTTCATGTCCGTCTCCTCATGCAATTATCCTTGTCAGGGATGAAGACGGCGAAGAAGGACAAGGACTTACCTATCCTGTCATTAATAATGGGGCATGCATTCGTTGTGGTTTTTGTGCTGAAGTTTGTCCAACCGATCCTAAAACATTGGAATGTGGTGAAAATCATCTTATTAAGCCGGAATTCAACATAATTCCTTCCAAAAGACAGTACATAGTTGATGATTATCTTTGCATTAGATGTAAAAAATGTATGAAAACATGTCCTGTTAATGCAATATCTGTTGTGGATGACAGAATTGTAGTGGATCAACTTAAATGTATTCATTGTAATGAATGTGTTGATGTTTGTCCTGTGGAAGGTGCAATGAAAGCAGTAATTGTGGATAATTTGCAAGATCAAAAAGATTTAATTGCTCTTGTTGTGACTTTCTTGGAGAACTTTATTGAATCCAAAACTGATGATTTAAGAAGCCTTAAAAAGGATTCATTATTGCAATATGAAGTTCCAATCACTGAAATTTGGGATCAGGCACTGGAGATAATTCCTGATGGTGAAATTGCTATGGAAATTATTAGGAAAGCAGTTAATAGAATGAAAATAAGGATTATTGATTGGGATTCTGAAAAATGTAAAAAATGTCAATTATGTATTCCTGAATGTCCTACTGATGCAATTAGTTTCGATGAAGAAAATGATATTGTTGTTAGGGACTCTGAAAAATGTTTAAGATGTAGTATTTGTTATCAGACCTGTCCTTTTTCAGTTATTAAGTATTTCCTGGCTAAATTTGCACTTGAACAGAATGAAGATGGTGATGAAGTAATTTACGTTAGTGTAAGAAATTCTAATTTATCTAATGATATTGTGGTGGACTGATATTAATGATTGATAGTTATACAAAGACTCCAAGACCAATTAGGGATGTGGATATTGAATATTCAATAGATCAAAGTAAATGTGATATTTGCGTAGACAAGCCATGTCTTGCCTCTTGTCCTATTGAAGCGATATTGCTTGATCCTGTTGATGGCCATACTAAAATCAACAGTACATGTTTTGGTTGTGTATTATGTCGTAATGCATGTCCTTATGATGCAATTACAATTCATAAGCATATGGCTCCACCAATCAAAGAAAACGTTCCAAACATTAATTCTAAATTATGTAAGGCTTGTGGGGCATGTGTGCAGGCTTGTAAAACTGGTGCTATTCATATTAATGCCACAGGCTCTGGAGAAGCCCACAGTGAAATAGATCCTGAAAAGTGTATTCGTTGTGGATATTGCTTCAGGGTATGTCCTACAGATGCAATCAAGTATGGTGAGCTAATTCCAAAAACTGTAAAGGGTGGAAAAGCTATTGTTATTCGTGAAAATGATTGTATTGGGTGCATGACATGTACTCGTGTTTGTCCATCCATGGGAGCAATCGAGGTTAGTAAAACAAGCAGATTGCCTTATATCAATCCATCTTATTGTGCTAGATGTGAGGAATGTATGCATTCCTGTCCTTCTGGAGCTATTAAATACTCTTCACGTAAAAGGGCTTTTTCAACTTATGCTGACATTAAATACTTTGATATTGTTTCTGAAATTGTTAATAAAGACATGAAAAAGCTTTCTTTCAATATTGTGGGCCTTAATGATGTTTTATCAAACATTGCAAATAATTTGATGTTGCAGTTTGATGATGAGCCTGCTGTGGAATATAGGGAAGTGGAAGTTTCTAAAATATTGATAGAAAAAGAATTGGGATTGGTTCTTGATAGCAGTATTGAAGTGGATAAATTTGGAAATATTCTTGACAGCAAGCTTGTTAAAAGACATATTGATGTCATGGCTTCAAAATGTATTGCATGTGGTGAATGTTTAAATGTCTGTCCTGTATCTGCAATTAGGTTAAACCCTCCAAATCCTATTGAAATTCAGGACAACTGTGTTTACTGTGGTTTATGTGCAGATATTTGTAAATTTGATGCTATTAAGGTTTATGATGACTATTATTACAGCAAAGACGATAATCTCTACTTTGCCCGTCGTTATGTTGACGGAAAAAGGAAAGGCAATTTCTCATTGTCTGATTGCAAATGCCAAGTCTGTACAATCTGTGTTAAAAATTGTCCAACTGCTACACTTTCCTGCGAGGATGAAAAAATCCTCTTTGATGAACCTAAGTGTATTTATTGTAGGGAATGTGAACAGATATGTCCTGTGGACGCCATTGTTATAAAGTTTGATGAAGAATAAGTTGGAGTTGTAAAATTGAAAGCAAAATCTTACATCACAGATTGTGAAGGGCCATTGTCTTTAAATGATAATGCCTATGAATTGGCAGACCATTTTATTGAAGATGGGGGAGAATTGTTTAAAACTCTTAGCTTATATGATGATTATTTGGTTGATGTTGTTAAGAAGGAGGATTACAAGGCAGGCAATACATTAAAGCTTATACTTCCATTTTTCTTAAATGAGGGCATTACTAATGATGATATGGTTGAATTTTCCCGAAACAACATTTTTATCTTGAAGGATTCTGAAGATTTAATTAATCACATTAAAAATACAATGAATCATTATATAGTTAGTACTAGCTATGGTCAATATATTGAAGCACTCTCTCAATATATGGACTTTCCATTTGAAAATACATTTTTCACAGATGTAGATATGGATATGACCATTACAAATAATGAAAAGGAATCGATTAATAATTTCAAAAAACAGATTCTTGAAAACCCCGAAAACTACGAATTGTTTGATAAAATATTCTTTGAAGAAATTCCGAAGATGGGCTTCTACAACTCAATAAAGGATATCGAAGTTGTTGGAGGGGAAGGTAAAAAAATAGCTATTGAAAGAATAATCGAAGACGAAAACATAGACCAGAACAATATCTTCTACATTGGAGACAGCATCACTGATGTCGAACCATTGGAATTTGCAAAAGACCATGGTGGAATCAGCGTTTCATTTAATGGAAACAAGTATTCACTTAAGGCGGCGGAAATCGCTATCGTATCTCCATCTGCAGCTGCAAGTCTTCTGATTGCAGATTTGTATAATAGAAACGATAAGGATGCTGTTTTAAAGTTCATTGGGGAATATAACCAGTCAGAAAATATTGAAGAATTGTTAAATAGATATAATATTGATGATTCGGTAAAAAGCAAATTTTTAAATACTTTTTCAAATAAAACTTATCCGCTTATTAAAATTATAACTGATGATAATTTTGATGAAATTTTAGATATAAGTAGTGAAATGCGAAATACAATTCGCGGACAAAATATAGGAGAATTAGGATAAAGAGGTAATAATATGGATTATAGTCACGTGGAAGACACTTATTTCGAAGCTTTTGAAGGAAAATATGTAAGGGCATTAATAACTGCTCCAAATATGGAAATTTTAAAAAAGGCAGCTTATGATTCAACTGCAACTCCAAGTGCGGTAATTGGTAGAGTTGAAGGTGGAGTTGAAGGGTTTTTACCGAAAAGTGAAACTCCTGACGGCCGTTATGGTGCAGTAGTGCAATACTGGCTCGGTGGAGATGATGTGGATAAATTCGCATTTGAATTATCTTATAGATTAAGGCAGGATATTCTTGTAAAACCGTTCACACGTGTTTTTGATTATGCCGATAAGGTTTCTGACGAATATATTGAAATGATGGATATTGTGGGCCACTGTGGAGATGGCTACGAATGGATTATTGAAAAATACAATAGGAGAATGATTAACGTTCCGATTGCAGTTCCTGACTTCCAAATCGAAGAGAAATTCACATTGAATGATGGGATTATGGGCGCTAACTTCTGGTATTTGTGTTCAACACAGGAAGCGGTTTTAAGAGCAGGTAAAAAGGCTCTTGATGCGATAATGGCTGTGGAAGGAGCTACAACTCCATTTGACGTATGTTCTGCAGCTTCAAAACCGGAGACTAATTTCCCGGAAATCGGACCAACCACAAACCATGTTTACTGTCCGTCATTGAAGGATAGACTTGGAGAGGAGTCCAAGGTGCCTAATGATATTAATTACATCCCTGAAATCGTAATTAACGCAACTGACGAAAAGGCAATGAAAGAAGCTGTAAAGGCAGGTATTGATGCTGTTTTAGAATTTGAAGGCGTCCTTGCAGTATCTGCAGGTAATTATGACGGTAAACTTGGAGATAAAATTTATAATTTACTTGATTTGTTAAAATAGGTTTAATAATATGAGAATTCTAGATAACGATATTGATGTGGATGTAATAGGCTTCGGTGCTTTAAACGTTGATAAGCTTTTCAGCGTTGAAAATATTGCATGCAAGGATCAGGAAAGTTTTGTAAAATCACAAAAAGACACACCTGGCGGCTCTGCAGCTAACACCATAATAGGCCTTTCCAGATTGAACAGGAAAACATCCATCATCGGTAAAATAGCTGAAGATGATGAAGGTGAAGTTATTGAGCTTAATTTAGCTTTCAATGGTGTTTATACAAATAATTTAATTTACTCATCAGAAGGCAGTACAGGTAAGGTATTGGGTTTTGTTGACAGTGAAGGAAATCGTGCACTTTATGTTGATGCCGGTGTAAATGATGAGATAAAAATAGCCGAAATAAATCCGAGAAATGTCAATGTTTCCAAGATAATGCATTATACTTCATTTGTGGGGGACAGCTTTAAAACTCAAATAGAGCTTTTGGATGATTTAAAGGAGGACATGATTTTAAGCTTTGACCCTGGAATGATCTATGTTGAAAAGGGTTTGGAAGCACTAAAACCAATATTGGAAAGGACCAATATCCTTTTGATTAACGAATCCGAATTAAGAATTCTTTACGATGATTTAGAGGAATCATCCATAGAGGAACTGGCTAAAAAGGTTTTGGATTCTGGAATAGAAACCGTTGTTGTTAAAAAAGGAAGCGAAGGAGTGTATGCAACCACTTACACTGAAAAATGCGATGTTCCTGCCTTTAAAAGCAAGGTTGTAGACACCACTGGTGCAGGAGACAGTTTCAACAGCGGATTTTTATATGGCCAGTTAAACGGATTCAATTTGGAGCAGTCTTGCATATTGGGTAACTTTACAGCAAGCAAGGCTATTGAAGCTATTGGAATGGAAAATTTCCCTACTGAAGAGGATTTAAAAAAATTGATTAACAGTTGGTAATATTATGGACATATCTTTTGATAAAAAAATAAAAAGTTTAGAACATAGCGTTTATTTGAAATCTGTTGATTTGGAAGACAATAACGATGATTTTAAATTTGAATTGGGGGATTTCCAATCTGAAGTGGAATTGATAGCTATTGGTTCTGATTGTGTTAGATGCAATCTATGTGTTGAGGTATGTCCGGTTGATGCAATCGATGAGGCCAATCTTTTTAAAATAGCTGAGATACGACAGGATGACTGCGTTAAATGTGAAATCTGTGTTCAAACATGTCCAATCACATGTATTAAAATCATTAAGAACCTTGTTGAATTCAGTGCAGATGAAGGGGATGTTGTTAAATATTACCTCTCTGAAAGAACCATTCCCCATAGAATCATTAGGATGGAGGACATAGCCATTGATTATGAGACATGTAATGCTGAGGGGGACGTTCCTAAATTCTGTCCGACAGGTGCATATACCTTTGAATTTAAGGAATACTTCGAAGATCATGATATTGAAGTTGATATTGCTCTTGAAGAGGATACTCTTTATCCGGTCATTGATAAGAAACTATGTATTGGATGCGGTGCCTGTCTTGTAACTTCAATCGGCGACTTTATAACTTTAAAGAGGTATGTCGGATCTTTGATAAATACCAAAAATCTTGAAATTAATCAGGATATTTGTGTAAACTGTTATTTATGTGAAGAAAATTGCCCTACAGATGCAATCAAACTTGAAAATGGAGAAGTTGTTTTAGATGATGACAAATGTATAAGATGTATAGAATGTACCAGCTGCTGCCCTGTAGGTGCATTAAAACTTGTAAAAGAAGAGGAGGATGAATAAAATGAGAGCTAAACAATTGATGGATACAAAATTTGCATATATTCATGCTAATGATGCAGTGGAAGATGTTGCAAAGGTAATGGAAGAAATTCGTAGATTCACTTGTCCTGTTGTAGACGAAGACATGAAATTGATAGGTTGGGTAACTTCCTTTGACATTACAAGGGGACTGCGTGAAGGCATAGATAAAATTTCAGATGTCATGAGTTCCGCTGATGAGGTGGAGACAATAAACGAAAATGCACCGGCAAGATTGGCAGTAATAATGACTGCAGACAATCATTATGTCGCAGTGCCAGTTTTAAATGACAATAATCAGGTTGTCGGTATTATAAGATCATGCGATATTGTAAAGCTATTGTCAGCACTTTACGATATTAAGGTATCAAGCATATATGAAGCTATGCAAAAGCAGCTCAAGGGAGTAAGCTGGGAAGACTTAATGGAAGCTTCCGCTGCAGTTTCCAGAAGGGCTACTGGAAGAAAAATCACTCCTGAGGAATATGAAAACAACATAAACAATTCAACATTCGGTGAAGCTATTTGGGCAACTGGAGGTCTTGAAAACTTCTTCGCAGGCTTGATTTCTGTTGGTGAATTAGTTTTAGCACGTCGTGTTGGAAGAGCGAGAAAATAATTATTTTACCTTTTTAGGAAGTTTTAATGTGGTAGATGGAAAAATTTTAGAAAAGCAAAATCAATTGATTGAATTGGTATCTAACTTTTGTGATGAGGAGTTAGACGAAGGATATAAAAACGCATCCATATCTTTAATTGAAAAAATGGGTGAAATGGAAGATGTTCCTTTCAAAAGAGGAAAGCTTGAAATCTGGGCAAGCGGAATAATCAACGCTTTAGGCCAGATCAATTCCCTTTTTGACAAGGATTTAGAGTTTAATAAAACTCCTGATGACATTTGCAATTATTTCCAGACCAAAAAACCTACTGTATCTCAAAAATCAAAACTAATTAGGGACATGTTTGATTTGGATGAGGACGGAAAAGAATTTTTAATAGGTGATGATGTTGAAACAGAAAGTTCATCAGATTCAGATTCTGAAGGTTTGTTGGTTCCTGCTGACAATGAGGATGGTCTTGATGACCTTTATAAGGAAATGGTTGGAAAATCCATTAGTATAGCTGATAAGGAAGATGTTGCAGGTTTGAACGAATCAGATTATGGTGTTGGCAATTACCATAGTAATTTCAGTTCGTTGGAGGAGTATGAATTTGCAATTGATCATTTCAAGGAAATGAAAGGTGAAGATTATTTCGCTGAAAACAAGGGCAAGTTTTGGCAGCTTTTAGAAACAAGGTATTTCATGCAGAACGTAATGGATTATGCAAATTTACTTTGGCGTGTTGGTAGAAAGCAGGATGCTGTTGTTAATTTGGAATATCTTCTTGAATTAAATCCTGGGGATCATCAGGGAGTTAGGGACCTTTTAATTAACTATCTCATTAATTTGAATAGGTTGGATGAAGCTGAAAAGTTAATCAATCTTTATGATTTTGAATCTACTGCAAACTGGGACTATTCAAAATTGTTGATAGCTATTAAAAATAAGGAAGGCAAGGATGTCATTCGCGAATTGTATGATGATGCGTTTTCCAACAATCATCATGTGGTTGATTTCATCCTCTCTAAAAAGCAGTTTGGGGAATGTCCTAGAACCTATGTTCTTGGGGATGAAAACGAAGCTATTGTTTACATGTTCCTGTCCGAAAACAATTGGAAAGACAAGAAGGCTTTAAAGACTCTAAAGAAATTGTCTAAAAACAAGTTTTAGATTCATTTCTTCTATTTCGGATATTGGTTTGAATTTAAGGTTCCACCAATATTTCTTCCAATTTTAATTTTTGAAACTAATTTATCGAAAACTTTATATATGTCAATAAACTAATAGTATGTAATCGGTCGAAAGCCGATTTGATTATATGTGATATTGGTTGTGATGTAATATTTTAACCACAAAATAACAACATTTATATAATATTAAACACATATATTATAATGTAGGCGATTGCTTCCTACTGATTTTGTAGATGTCTAATTTATGCTAAAGATATTATGACCTGACGTAATAGATGATGAACAGCTTTCAAGAACAATCAACGATTTATTTTTTTTTAAACAAATGTTGTTTTTTGGCTGTTTTGGCTTTGAACTGATTTGTAATGATGTGTTAGCTTGGCTCATCGTTAAAATCAGGCGAATTGGACATGGTGAGTAAAT
This genomic interval from Methanobrevibacter sp. contains the following:
- a CDS encoding respiratory chain complex I subunit 1 family protein: MYLMAEILINVIIAFLGGSLLLGLHRKIMARVQRRPGPPIIQNLLHSLKFFFKETDTPKTAAMPFYMGIIFILAVVWVIGVIAGPVTENSLLILFGVYAVYKIVEHNAGSSSGSPYGKMSCVRAVLSAATELPLFGAIVLVYAKTGTMNIAKIIGYQSVHGPLVAVIPLAALMFFTLLLTKSPYSPFAITKGKDLVTGYETEHFGVLRGFLMFSESVAWFVLCWLFLTVFFGPISILWLVVGLVLISVITGFINATTPMLSPNHAVMAQITICFVCFVGTIIMMII
- a CDS encoding energy-converting hydrogenase subunit EhaL family protein — protein: MIDYLIYLLTFVIGSIAGLLWSYKIHSEPYVIMGIDTKSLVVAVIGWILVLNAYFSWILLAIGFFLVGFVLCERPGYGRKETVIGIVVGGVIYLICHLILMV
- a CDS encoding DUF1959 family protein; amino-acid sequence: MNDEERLILMKQRIIQSFRWHKDIIVPIADEFGITEEEMADIFMNALDMSSLESLHSTLDSAEYIALKGQIYIDLRLCWLSRTLELVTPEQAEDIQIRLADAVYDHGKPYEDALEEGRAEILEILRNTSIKEE
- a CDS encoding NADH-quinone oxidoreductase subunit B family protein; the protein is MLNTIKDIVRKSSIHVCIVNCGGCNGCDVELVALLSPRYDLEQYGIYVHNNPREADVLLLTGAVTEQWVTDLKRIYDKAPEPKIVVAVGNCPISGDVFNQEGGKVHAPASNFIPVDASIPGCPPRPSEILEAILAVGPDAIAQRGREDG
- a CDS encoding nickel-dependent hydrogenase large subunit → MILPIGPIHPGLKEPLRLKLQTEGERVIKAEIEYGYVHRGIEKIIEGKNWQKAIYLCERVCGICSYEHTQTFAESIERISGVQAPLRAQFLRVITNELDRIQSHLLANSTFFKCLDHETLFMQVLDMREYIMDSIELLTGNRVNMGWNVVGGVKMDADERFFNPILENLKIVEKQLPLTRELYAEGPVVALRSKDVGKMTKKEAIKGRAVGPIGRGSGIKYDFREEHYTYKDHFDFKPIWRKEGDNYARTLNRFDEIPESISLIRQAIDNMPKGDIRTPVDIKTGFVTHKNEAPRGEVTYMVETNGNLIKNISIRTPSISNIDACAKYMLKDVATIADAVATYASSDPCIACAERVAITNEHNQTVKKDLFEVI
- a CDS encoding 4Fe-4S binding protein, which gives rise to MSSLIWYIYDFARKAWVDKFSNAYTRQNIMDKPQRFRDFPKVNKEYCIACGACTASCPSPHAIILVRDEDGEEGQGLTYPVINNGACIRCGFCAEVCPTDPKTLECGENHLIKPEFNIIPSKRQYIVDDYLCIRCKKCMKTCPVNAISVVDDRIVVDQLKCIHCNECVDVCPVEGAMKAVIVDNLQDQKDLIALVVTFLENFIESKTDDLRSLKKDSLLQYEVPITEIWDQALEIIPDGEIAMEIIRKAVNRMKIRIIDWDSEKCKKCQLCIPECPTDAISFDEENDIVVRDSEKCLRCSICYQTCPFSVIKYFLAKFALEQNEDGDEVIYVSVRNSNLSNDIVVD
- a CDS encoding 4Fe-4S binding protein, with the translated sequence MILMIDSYTKTPRPIRDVDIEYSIDQSKCDICVDKPCLASCPIEAILLDPVDGHTKINSTCFGCVLCRNACPYDAITIHKHMAPPIKENVPNINSKLCKACGACVQACKTGAIHINATGSGEAHSEIDPEKCIRCGYCFRVCPTDAIKYGELIPKTVKGGKAIVIRENDCIGCMTCTRVCPSMGAIEVSKTSRLPYINPSYCARCEECMHSCPSGAIKYSSRKRAFSTYADIKYFDIVSEIVNKDMKKLSFNIVGLNDVLSNIANNLMLQFDDEPAVEYREVEVSKILIEKELGLVLDSSIEVDKFGNILDSKLVKRHIDVMASKCIACGECLNVCPVSAIRLNPPNPIEIQDNCVYCGLCADICKFDAIKVYDDYYYSKDDNLYFARRYVDGKRKGNFSLSDCKCQVCTICVKNCPTATLSCEDEKILFDEPKCIYCRECEQICPVDAIVIKFDEE
- a CDS encoding HAD hydrolase family protein; the encoded protein is MKAKSYITDCEGPLSLNDNAYELADHFIEDGGELFKTLSLYDDYLVDVVKKEDYKAGNTLKLILPFFLNEGITNDDMVEFSRNNIFILKDSEDLINHIKNTMNHYIVSTSYGQYIEALSQYMDFPFENTFFTDVDMDMTITNNEKESINNFKKQILENPENYELFDKIFFEEIPKMGFYNSIKDIEVVGGEGKKIAIERIIEDENIDQNNIFYIGDSITDVEPLEFAKDHGGISVSFNGNKYSLKAAEIAIVSPSAAASLLIADLYNRNDKDAVLKFIGEYNQSENIEELLNRYNIDDSVKSKFLNTFSNKTYPLIKIITDDNFDEILDISSEMRNTIRGQNIGELG
- a CDS encoding formylmethanofuran--tetrahydromethanopterin N-formyltransferase, giving the protein MDYSHVEDTYFEAFEGKYVRALITAPNMEILKKAAYDSTATPSAVIGRVEGGVEGFLPKSETPDGRYGAVVQYWLGGDDVDKFAFELSYRLRQDILVKPFTRVFDYADKVSDEYIEMMDIVGHCGDGYEWIIEKYNRRMINVPIAVPDFQIEEKFTLNDGIMGANFWYLCSTQEAVLRAGKKALDAIMAVEGATTPFDVCSAASKPETNFPEIGPTTNHVYCPSLKDRLGEESKVPNDINYIPEIVINATDEKAMKEAVKAGIDAVLEFEGVLAVSAGNYDGKLGDKIYNLLDLLK
- a CDS encoding carbohydrate kinase family protein, which encodes MRILDNDIDVDVIGFGALNVDKLFSVENIACKDQESFVKSQKDTPGGSAANTIIGLSRLNRKTSIIGKIAEDDEGEVIELNLAFNGVYTNNLIYSSEGSTGKVLGFVDSEGNRALYVDAGVNDEIKIAEINPRNVNVSKIMHYTSFVGDSFKTQIELLDDLKEDMILSFDPGMIYVEKGLEALKPILERTNILLINESELRILYDDLEESSIEELAKKVLDSGIETVVVKKGSEGVYATTYTEKCDVPAFKSKVVDTTGAGDSFNSGFLYGQLNGFNLEQSCILGNFTASKAIEAIGMENFPTEEDLKKLINSW
- a CDS encoding 4Fe-4S binding protein codes for the protein MDISFDKKIKSLEHSVYLKSVDLEDNNDDFKFELGDFQSEVELIAIGSDCVRCNLCVEVCPVDAIDEANLFKIAEIRQDDCVKCEICVQTCPITCIKIIKNLVEFSADEGDVVKYYLSERTIPHRIIRMEDIAIDYETCNAEGDVPKFCPTGAYTFEFKEYFEDHDIEVDIALEEDTLYPVIDKKLCIGCGACLVTSIGDFITLKRYVGSLINTKNLEINQDICVNCYLCEENCPTDAIKLENGEVVLDDDKCIRCIECTSCCPVGALKLVKEEEDE
- a CDS encoding HPP family protein, with translation MRAKQLMDTKFAYIHANDAVEDVAKVMEEIRRFTCPVVDEDMKLIGWVTSFDITRGLREGIDKISDVMSSADEVETINENAPARLAVIMTADNHYVAVPVLNDNNQVVGIIRSCDIVKLLSALYDIKVSSIYEAMQKQLKGVSWEDLMEASAAVSRRATGRKITPEEYENNINNSTFGEAIWATGGLENFFAGLISVGELVLARRVGRARK